From a single Rhodococcus qingshengii JCM 15477 genomic region:
- a CDS encoding universal stress protein → MKPELSTDLITSEWSADGAVVVCIDGSPVRPDVITWAAEFAHRHGLWMRIVFVAPSADLNTSASPTGLFMEAIQIAESVSPDLRIRTDLISGENTAILTALTSEAALIVATQDDPAAPGPTCSFARVGTPRESSAAAALPVVVGLDGSAYSESALAIAFKEAEAANTELVVVHAAPPEAELRRDVASGHSPQHSTPLTWQLSGWATLYPGVAIRQIEFDGPSVAILEQLSTEARLLVVGRRGRGSFDDTALGTTSSAMIRKAHCPVIVASEA, encoded by the coding sequence ATGAAGCCCGAACTATCGACTGATCTCATCACCTCGGAGTGGTCCGCGGACGGAGCGGTGGTCGTGTGCATCGACGGATCCCCGGTGCGCCCCGACGTGATCACGTGGGCGGCTGAGTTCGCACATCGCCACGGTCTCTGGATGCGAATCGTTTTCGTAGCTCCGAGCGCCGATCTGAACACCTCGGCATCGCCGACCGGCCTGTTCATGGAGGCCATTCAGATCGCCGAGTCGGTGTCGCCAGATCTTCGGATCCGGACCGATCTGATCTCCGGGGAGAACACCGCAATCCTCACCGCGTTGACGTCCGAGGCCGCCTTGATCGTCGCAACACAGGACGATCCCGCCGCACCTGGACCGACATGTTCGTTCGCAAGAGTCGGAACACCGCGTGAAAGCAGCGCTGCGGCAGCCTTGCCGGTTGTCGTCGGTTTGGACGGAAGCGCCTACAGCGAAAGCGCTCTGGCCATCGCATTCAAGGAAGCAGAGGCAGCGAACACCGAACTGGTCGTCGTGCACGCAGCGCCGCCAGAGGCCGAACTGCGTCGAGACGTCGCATCCGGGCACTCGCCCCAGCACTCGACGCCGCTGACGTGGCAACTGTCGGGTTGGGCCACGCTCTACCCTGGCGTCGCGATCCGTCAGATCGAGTTCGACGGCCCCTCGGTTGCCATTCTTGAACAACTCTCCACCGAGGCACGGCTTCTCGTCGTGGGTCGGCGTGGGCGAGGCTCGTTCGACGACACCGCTCTCGGCACCACGAGCAGTGCGATGATTCGAAAAGCACACTGCCCGGTCATCGTTGCCAGCGAAGCCTGA
- the ctaD gene encoding aa3-type cytochrome oxidase subunit I → MVDLAPRPVGEVDSPADAIPRTAPKGSKLVEILRTTDHKMIGLMYIVTSFAFFLIGGLMALLMRMELTVPGMQFLSNEQYNQLFTMHGTIMLLLYATPVFFGFANYLMPLQIGSPDVCFPRLNAFSYWLYLFGGLIASAGFVTPGGAADFGWTAYVPLTSELHSPGMGADLWIIGLALGGVGTILGAVNIVSTIVCLRAPGMTMFRMPIFTWNALVASMLILLVFPLLAAALIGLWVDRHLGAHLFDPATGGVMLWQHLFWFFGHPEVYILALPFFGIVSEIFPVFSRKPIFGYTGLVYATLGIAALSIAVWAHHMYATGAVLLPYFSFMTFLIAVPTGVKFFNWIGTMWKGQLTFESPMLFSVGFLVTFLFGGLSGVILASPPLDFHVTDSYFVVAHFHYVLFGTIAFATYAGIYFWFPKMTGRMLDEKLAKIHFWLTLIGFHATFLVQHWLGAQGMPRRYADYLPSDNFTLLNTISTIGAFVLGASTIPFIWNVFKSYRYGRIVTVDDPWGFGNSLEWATSCPPPRHNFTELPRIRSERPAFELHYPHMVERMRDEAHVGLLGHKSVSDVRTEVKQHE, encoded by the coding sequence GTGGTTGATCTCGCGCCCCGGCCGGTCGGTGAGGTCGATTCTCCCGCCGATGCAATTCCCCGAACCGCTCCGAAGGGTTCGAAACTGGTCGAGATCCTCAGGACCACCGATCACAAGATGATCGGTCTGATGTACATCGTGACATCGTTTGCCTTCTTCTTGATCGGCGGACTGATGGCACTACTCATGCGCATGGAATTGACCGTTCCGGGAATGCAATTCCTGTCCAACGAGCAGTACAACCAGTTGTTCACCATGCACGGCACGATCATGCTCCTGCTGTACGCGACCCCGGTGTTCTTCGGATTCGCCAACTACCTCATGCCACTGCAGATCGGGTCGCCGGACGTGTGTTTCCCGCGACTCAACGCCTTCAGCTACTGGCTCTATCTCTTCGGCGGCCTGATCGCGTCCGCCGGATTCGTAACACCTGGTGGTGCGGCAGATTTCGGCTGGACCGCCTACGTACCGCTCACCAGCGAACTCCACTCCCCCGGCATGGGCGCCGACCTGTGGATCATCGGTCTCGCTCTCGGTGGGGTCGGCACCATCCTCGGCGCAGTCAACATCGTTTCGACGATCGTCTGCCTGCGCGCCCCGGGTATGACGATGTTCCGCATGCCGATCTTCACGTGGAATGCGCTGGTCGCCAGCATGCTGATCCTCCTCGTTTTTCCGCTGCTCGCTGCTGCCTTGATCGGACTGTGGGTGGACCGGCACCTGGGAGCGCACCTGTTCGACCCCGCCACCGGTGGAGTCATGTTGTGGCAGCACCTGTTCTGGTTCTTCGGCCATCCCGAGGTCTACATTCTGGCGCTGCCGTTCTTCGGCATAGTCTCGGAGATCTTCCCCGTCTTCAGCCGCAAGCCGATCTTCGGATACACCGGATTGGTCTATGCAACATTGGGAATTGCTGCACTGTCGATCGCTGTGTGGGCTCACCACATGTACGCAACCGGCGCCGTTCTCCTCCCCTACTTCTCGTTCATGACCTTCCTGATCGCAGTTCCCACCGGAGTCAAGTTCTTCAACTGGATCGGCACCATGTGGAAGGGGCAGTTGACTTTCGAATCGCCCATGCTGTTCTCCGTCGGCTTCCTGGTCACATTCCTGTTCGGCGGACTCTCCGGCGTCATCCTTGCCAGCCCGCCCTTGGACTTTCATGTCACCGACTCGTACTTTGTTGTCGCGCATTTCCATTACGTCCTCTTCGGGACAATCGCGTTCGCGACATACGCCGGAATCTACTTCTGGTTCCCGAAAATGACCGGCCGGATGTTGGACGAGAAGCTCGCCAAGATCCATTTCTGGTTGACCCTGATCGGCTTTCACGCAACATTTCTCGTCCAGCATTGGCTCGGCGCCCAGGGCATGCCTCGGCGGTACGCGGACTACCTGCCGTCGGACAATTTCACTCTTCTCAACACGATCTCGACCATCGGCGCGTTTGTGCTCGGAGCCTCGACGATTCCGTTCATCTGGAACGTTTTCAAGAGCTACCGGTACGGCCGAATTGTGACCGTCGACGATCCTTGGGGCTTCGGAAACTCGCTCGAATGGGCGACGTCCTGCCCACCACCGCGACACAACTTCACCGAACTCCCCCGAATCCGCAGTGAGCGGCCGGCATTCGAACTGCACTACCCCCACATGGTCGAAAGAATGCGCGACGAGGCGCATGTCGGACTGCTTGGTCACAAGTCGGTTTCCGACGTGAGAACTGAGGTGAAACAACATGAATGA
- a CDS encoding VOC family protein, whose translation MACRISELVLGCREPEVLGRFWCEVLDFVVLDRMDDGSLEIGPREGFGGPQPTIILSRRDEPEKGKPRLHIDVNATDRDQEAELERLLSLGARPADIGQTGHEQWHVLADPEGNEFCLLKAQLDPL comes from the coding sequence ATGGCATGTCGTATCAGTGAACTGGTGCTCGGTTGCCGGGAACCCGAGGTGCTGGGCCGGTTCTGGTGCGAGGTTCTGGACTTCGTCGTGCTCGATCGAATGGACGACGGTTCGTTGGAGATCGGCCCACGCGAAGGGTTCGGCGGTCCGCAGCCGACGATCATCCTCAGTCGCAGAGACGAACCGGAGAAGGGTAAGCCCCGCCTGCATATCGACGTCAACGCCACCGATCGCGATCAGGAGGCCGAACTGGAACGCCTGTTGAGTCTTGGTGCGCGGCCGGCCGACATCGGCCAGACAGGGCACGAACAATGGCATGTCCTGGCCGATCCGGAAGGTAACGAGTTCTGCCTGCTCAAGGCCCAACTGGATCCGCTCTGA
- a CDS encoding sensor histidine kinase, which translates to MPGSRDALMLSLFGDIAGSAELTALNPTAIPKLLSAVLTVGSTLQLDETLQQIVDVARHLLEADYGALGVKSPDGRLSRFIHSGMTQGQVAKIGHLPEGHGLLGLVVREPCPVRTDRISSHPSSAGFPTNHPPMDTFLGVPIFVRGEVFGSIYLADSSERTAFDDRDEAVLQILANAASIAIDNARLFEESRTREAWLKAVAAVNARLLSGGSRDETLSELVRTTRHLTDGNLVCVVRYDLGREPVVHVADAADSQPVPATGSAVDLSGTVIDDAARSRRPISAPHGSSVPALNVSGDESVVALPLSGTSFGGGVLFASRRSNRPWGVDEIEQLTAMADIASVTVEFAEQQRKERLVDVLEDRDRIARDLHDHVIQQLFATGLSLQGVLQRPGDEDTVRTVLDTSVDQLDRTVREIRTAVFDLHTSEMSTPTSLRRRLLDAVNGLSGHSSITPSVTFEGTIDSSVPSRLAPHAEAVVREGLSNALRHAHADAIDVTIRATEELVISIVDDGVGIDQATRIHGLDNLATRARQCGGSSNITSENGVTELVWRVPLSPRRSPLPIQHR; encoded by the coding sequence ATGCCAGGTAGCCGCGACGCGCTCATGCTCAGCCTTTTCGGCGACATCGCCGGAAGCGCAGAGCTGACTGCTCTCAACCCGACTGCAATTCCCAAACTGCTCAGTGCCGTGTTGACCGTCGGGTCCACACTCCAGCTCGACGAAACCCTGCAACAGATAGTCGACGTCGCGCGACATCTCCTCGAAGCGGACTACGGCGCGCTCGGCGTGAAATCCCCCGACGGACGCTTGTCCCGATTCATCCACTCCGGTATGACTCAGGGGCAGGTTGCCAAGATCGGGCATCTTCCCGAAGGTCACGGCCTGCTGGGCCTGGTCGTTCGAGAACCGTGCCCGGTTCGAACCGACCGAATCTCCTCGCATCCGTCCTCGGCAGGGTTTCCGACCAATCATCCGCCGATGGACACGTTTCTCGGTGTTCCGATCTTCGTCAGGGGCGAGGTGTTCGGCAGCATCTACCTCGCGGACAGCTCGGAACGGACTGCATTCGACGACCGCGACGAGGCTGTACTCCAGATTCTGGCAAATGCTGCGAGCATCGCCATCGACAATGCGCGTCTGTTCGAGGAATCCCGGACGCGAGAAGCCTGGCTCAAGGCCGTCGCCGCCGTCAATGCACGTCTGCTCAGCGGCGGATCCCGCGACGAGACGCTATCGGAACTGGTTCGGACGACGCGGCACCTCACGGATGGAAATCTTGTGTGCGTCGTTCGCTACGACCTCGGCAGAGAGCCGGTAGTCCACGTCGCCGATGCTGCTGATTCCCAGCCTGTCCCCGCGACCGGATCAGCCGTCGATCTGTCCGGGACCGTGATCGACGACGCTGCGCGGAGCCGGCGGCCGATCTCTGCACCACATGGCAGTTCCGTTCCGGCACTGAATGTTTCCGGCGACGAATCAGTGGTCGCACTCCCCCTCTCCGGGACCTCGTTCGGCGGCGGTGTTCTCTTCGCGTCACGCCGCAGCAACCGCCCGTGGGGAGTGGACGAGATCGAGCAACTGACGGCGATGGCAGACATCGCTTCTGTCACTGTCGAATTCGCAGAACAGCAACGGAAAGAAAGACTGGTCGACGTCCTCGAAGATCGCGACCGAATCGCGCGGGATCTCCATGACCACGTCATCCAACAGCTGTTCGCCACTGGGTTGAGTTTGCAGGGGGTGCTGCAACGTCCAGGCGACGAGGACACCGTTCGAACCGTATTGGACACCTCTGTCGATCAACTCGATCGAACAGTCCGTGAAATCCGCACCGCAGTCTTCGACCTCCATACGAGCGAGATGTCTACTCCCACAAGCCTGCGGCGGCGACTACTCGATGCCGTCAACGGTCTGTCCGGCCACTCGTCGATCACTCCCAGCGTCACTTTCGAGGGAACCATCGACAGTTCCGTCCCGTCTCGACTTGCCCCGCATGCCGAAGCCGTTGTGCGCGAGGGCTTGAGCAACGCTCTGCGGCATGCACATGCCGATGCCATCGACGTCACCATCCGGGCCACCGAGGAGCTTGTCATCAGCATCGTCGACGACGGTGTGGGAATCGACCAGGCAACCAGAATCCACGGTCTCGACAACCTGGCGACCCGCGCTCGTCAGTGCGGAGGCTCGAGCAACATCACCAGCGAGAACGGTGTCACCGAACTGGTGTGGCGTGTTCCACTGAGCCCCAGGCGAAGTCCGTTGCCGATCCAGCATCGTTGA
- a CDS encoding response regulator transcription factor, giving the protein MTIGIYLVDDHEIVRRGLADLLNQVSGFNVVGEASCVREASAGIPECRPDVVVMDVRLPDGNGVELCRELASTYPSAATLMLTSYSDDDALLDALIAGARGFVLKNIRGHDLVSAIRTVATGKSLLNTQAVIGLVRRIRSEQKSGTAAALLTDQELLIFELIGKGLSNREISSHAELSEKTVKNYVSRILEKLGLERRTQAAVLATKLRAGTLHPDPSGQATTHLLTPSGSPFSATTGTHHAR; this is encoded by the coding sequence GTGACGATCGGCATCTACCTGGTCGACGACCACGAGATCGTCCGTCGTGGATTGGCAGACCTGTTGAATCAGGTATCGGGATTCAACGTTGTTGGCGAGGCGTCGTGTGTTCGCGAAGCCTCGGCCGGAATACCCGAATGCCGACCCGACGTGGTTGTCATGGACGTCAGACTTCCCGACGGTAACGGTGTGGAACTGTGCCGAGAACTGGCGTCGACCTACCCGAGCGCCGCCACTTTGATGCTCACGTCGTACTCCGACGACGACGCACTGCTCGACGCCCTGATCGCCGGCGCACGAGGATTCGTCCTCAAGAACATCCGCGGCCACGACCTGGTGTCGGCGATCCGCACGGTTGCTACCGGCAAGTCGCTGTTGAACACCCAGGCGGTGATCGGTTTGGTCCGGCGCATCCGGTCCGAACAGAAGTCGGGTACTGCGGCAGCCCTGTTGACCGATCAGGAGCTCTTGATCTTCGAGTTGATCGGCAAGGGACTGAGCAATCGAGAGATCAGCTCGCACGCAGAACTCTCGGAGAAAACAGTCAAGAACTACGTCTCACGCATCCTCGAGAAACTGGGTCTCGAACGTCGAACGCAGGCCGCAGTTCTGGCGACAAAGCTTCGTGCGGGCACTTTGCACCCGGATCCTTCGGGCCAGGCGACCACTCACCTGCTGACGCCATCCGGCTCGCCCTTCTCCGCCACCACGGGCACGCACCATGCCAGGTAG
- a CDS encoding nitroreductase/quinone reductase family protein: protein MNTFQRVSAAVNVVVQPLIGAPIVGKLLGRSMTVITYVGRKSGRTFSAPVSYKRKGDHVTIGVAMPDKKSWWRNFYPEQGPIVLQLDGIDRPGEALAHRKGKGVYVSVELAPVD from the coding sequence GTGAACACTTTCCAACGTGTATCCGCCGCCGTGAACGTAGTGGTCCAACCACTGATCGGCGCTCCGATCGTAGGCAAACTACTGGGCCGTTCCATGACCGTCATCACCTACGTCGGACGCAAGTCCGGTCGCACCTTCAGCGCGCCCGTGTCCTACAAACGAAAAGGCGACCATGTGACGATCGGCGTTGCCATGCCAGACAAGAAGAGTTGGTGGCGCAATTTCTACCCGGAACAAGGTCCGATCGTTCTCCAACTGGACGGTATCGATCGCCCCGGCGAGGCACTCGCACACCGAAAAGGCAAGGGTGTCTACGTCTCCGTCGAACTCGCTCCCGTCGACTGA
- a CDS encoding RGCVC family protein yields the protein MASNPSDVSNARGQSESTDEDQKTPSICPACQHSMESHDPLGVRFCAVTADRGLDRKCICAADREEIQHYSRY from the coding sequence ATGGCGTCGAACCCGTCCGATGTGTCGAATGCACGAGGGCAATCCGAGTCGACTGACGAGGATCAGAAAACACCGTCGATCTGCCCGGCGTGTCAGCACAGTATGGAATCCCATGATCCGCTCGGGGTTCGCTTCTGCGCAGTGACTGCCGACCGCGGTCTCGATCGAAAGTGCATCTGCGCTGCCGATCGTGAGGAAATTCAGCACTACTCGCGATACTGA
- a CDS encoding IS256-like element ISRer3 family transposase produces MLTVVQDQQSSNDDSGVGRSLLDEIVRDGARQMLAAALAAEVAAYIEQFAEHLDEHGRRLVVRNGYHHERDVLTAAGAVTVTAPRVNDRRVDAETGERQRFSSAILPAWSRKSPQMTEVLPLLYLHGLSSGDFGAALEQFLGTGAGLSASTITRLTAQWQDEAKAFADRDLSGTDFVYLWVDGIHLKVRLEQEKLCLLVMIGVRADGRKELVALTDGFRESTESWADLLRSCRRRGMTAPVLAVGDGALGFWKALREVFPDTREQRCWFHKQANVLAALPKSAHPGATAAMREIYNAEDIDKAQVAIKAFEVDYGAKYPKAVAKIVDDADVLLEFYRYPAEHWIHLRTTNPIESTFATVRLRTKVTKGPGSRAAGIAMAYKLIDAAQARWRAVNAPHLVALVRAGAVFHKGKLLERPIDISPAEPDESSETEVA; encoded by the coding sequence ATGCTCACGGTAGTTCAGGATCAGCAATCCTCCAACGACGACAGCGGTGTTGGTCGGTCGTTGCTTGACGAGATCGTTCGCGACGGTGCCCGGCAGATGCTCGCGGCGGCGTTGGCCGCCGAAGTCGCCGCATACATCGAGCAGTTCGCCGAGCATCTCGATGAGCACGGCCGGCGGCTGGTGGTCCGCAACGGCTATCACCACGAGCGTGACGTGCTCACCGCGGCGGGGGCGGTGACGGTGACCGCACCGCGGGTCAACGACCGCCGTGTCGACGCCGAGACCGGTGAACGGCAACGGTTTTCCTCGGCGATCCTGCCGGCGTGGTCACGCAAGTCCCCGCAGATGACCGAGGTGTTGCCGCTGCTGTACCTGCACGGGCTGTCCAGCGGCGACTTCGGTGCGGCGTTGGAGCAGTTCCTCGGCACTGGTGCCGGGCTGTCGGCCTCGACGATCACCCGGCTGACCGCGCAATGGCAGGACGAGGCGAAGGCCTTCGCCGACCGGGATCTCTCGGGCACCGATTTCGTGTACCTATGGGTCGACGGCATCCATCTCAAGGTCCGCCTGGAGCAGGAGAAGCTGTGCTTGCTCGTGATGATCGGCGTCCGCGCCGACGGCCGCAAGGAGCTCGTCGCGCTCACCGATGGGTTCCGGGAGTCCACAGAGTCGTGGGCTGATCTGCTGCGCTCATGCCGACGCCGCGGGATGACCGCCCCGGTGCTGGCCGTCGGTGATGGGGCGCTGGGGTTCTGGAAGGCACTGCGGGAGGTGTTTCCGGATACCCGTGAACAGCGCTGCTGGTTTCACAAGCAGGCCAATGTGCTTGCTGCGCTGCCCAAGTCGGCTCATCCAGGTGCGACCGCGGCGATGCGGGAAATCTACAACGCCGAGGACATCGACAAGGCCCAGGTCGCGATCAAGGCCTTCGAGGTAGATTACGGCGCGAAGTACCCCAAGGCGGTCGCCAAGATCGTCGACGACGCCGACGTGCTCCTGGAGTTCTACCGGTACCCGGCCGAGCACTGGATCCACTTGCGCACTACGAATCCGATCGAATCGACGTTTGCGACCGTGCGGTTGCGAACCAAGGTCACCAAGGGCCCTGGGTCACGCGCAGCGGGGATTGCCATGGCCTACAAGCTGATCGACGCCGCACAAGCCCGCTGGCGGGCGGTCAACGCCCCCCATCTGGTCGCGCTGGTCCGTGCCGGCGCGGTGTTCCACAAAGGCAAGCTGCTCGAACGACCCATCGACATCTCACCCGCTGAGCCCGACGAATCAAGCGAAACGGAGGTCGCCTGA
- a CDS encoding winged helix-turn-helix transcriptional regulator encodes MPDRAQWTDPHCPTARAADIIGDRWSLLIVRDAFDGSSRFSQFQRNLGIAKNILTDRLKVLVEQGIFEVQPNAQGTRNEYILTERGMDLFIVIISLRQWGERHAFDDGEPHSILIDDTTGDPVPRLRLINTRNIDLDPTSTHVEKVEEG; translated from the coding sequence ATGCCGGATCGCGCACAATGGACGGACCCGCACTGCCCGACGGCCCGAGCGGCCGACATCATCGGCGACAGATGGTCGCTGCTGATCGTGCGTGACGCCTTCGACGGGTCATCGAGATTCAGTCAGTTTCAACGAAACCTGGGCATCGCAAAGAACATTCTCACGGACAGGCTCAAAGTCCTTGTCGAGCAGGGAATCTTCGAAGTCCAACCGAACGCGCAAGGTACCCGCAACGAGTACATCCTGACCGAACGCGGTATGGATCTGTTCATCGTGATCATTAGCCTGCGACAGTGGGGAGAGCGCCACGCCTTCGATGACGGTGAGCCACACTCGATCTTGATCGACGACACCACGGGCGATCCGGTTCCCAGGCTTCGACTGATCAACACACGGAATATCGACCTGGACCCTACAAGTACACATGTGGAGAAGGTCGAGGAAGGTTGA
- a CDS encoding amidohydrolase has product MTSSVHETIAVDLDLIDLYKDLHSHPELGFHEQRTSSLVERHLTALGFDTTTGVGTTGVVGVLKNGAGPTALLRADMDALPVREETGLDYASTVTTTDDQGKTVSVSHACGHDLHTTCLLGAARILSQDTTTWSGTLVLVFQPAEELGAGAQAMVDDGLFERFPRPDIVLGQHVSPLPAGTIAGHAGPSYAGSDSLRVRLVGKGAHGSMPENSVDPVVMAAETVLRLQTVISREVPSTATAVLTVGSIHAGDAANVIPGEAELQLNIRSYDAGVRQRILDSVDRIVRGEAATAGAPTPPTITETEHFPIVVNDPAALDKTLDAFAEWLGTNKILDPGAGAGSEDVGILATSAGAPLSYWLLGGTDPSLFTTGDMTDPALRTVPSNHSPHYAPVIEPTLTIGVNALVVAARTWLPTP; this is encoded by the coding sequence ATGACCTCGTCAGTGCACGAAACGATCGCCGTGGATCTGGATTTGATCGACCTGTACAAGGACCTCCACAGCCATCCGGAACTGGGGTTTCACGAGCAACGAACATCCAGTCTGGTGGAAAGACATTTAACAGCACTTGGATTCGACACCACCACCGGTGTCGGGACTACCGGAGTCGTCGGAGTCCTGAAGAACGGAGCGGGCCCCACAGCGCTGCTGCGTGCGGATATGGACGCCCTCCCGGTTCGGGAAGAAACCGGATTGGACTACGCCAGTACCGTGACAACGACCGACGATCAGGGGAAGACCGTCTCGGTCAGCCACGCGTGCGGCCATGACCTGCATACGACCTGCTTACTCGGTGCGGCCCGGATCCTCTCTCAGGATACGACGACCTGGTCTGGCACTCTTGTCCTCGTCTTCCAACCGGCTGAGGAACTTGGCGCGGGTGCGCAAGCCATGGTCGACGACGGACTGTTCGAGCGATTCCCGAGGCCCGACATCGTTCTCGGACAACATGTATCGCCGCTACCGGCAGGCACGATCGCCGGGCACGCCGGCCCCTCGTATGCGGGATCGGACTCACTTCGTGTGAGACTGGTCGGAAAGGGCGCCCACGGATCTATGCCGGAGAACTCGGTCGATCCCGTGGTCATGGCAGCCGAAACCGTGTTGCGTTTGCAAACTGTCATCTCACGCGAGGTCCCGAGTACTGCCACAGCTGTCCTCACCGTCGGCTCCATCCATGCTGGAGATGCCGCCAACGTCATTCCCGGCGAAGCAGAACTGCAACTCAACATCCGCAGCTACGACGCAGGTGTGCGTCAGCGCATCCTGGACAGCGTCGACCGCATCGTCCGGGGCGAAGCGGCCACCGCCGGTGCACCCACCCCACCGACCATCACCGAGACGGAGCACTTTCCGATCGTCGTCAATGATCCGGCAGCGCTGGACAAGACACTCGATGCGTTTGCCGAATGGTTGGGGACGAACAAGATTCTCGATCCCGGAGCGGGAGCAGGTAGTGAAGATGTCGGCATTCTCGCGACCAGTGCCGGTGCGCCACTGTCGTACTGGCTGTTGGGCGGTACCGACCCTTCACTGTTCACGACAGGTGACATGACTGATCCGGCTTTGCGAACCGTGCCGTCGAACCACTCTCCGCACTACGCTCCCGTGATCGAGCCGACCCTGACCATCGGTGTGAACGCCTTGGTCGTCGCGGCCAGGACGTGGCTCCCAACTCCCTAG